The DNA region GCGTGGGGTGTTACATGGAGCCGAAGGAACGGCGCATTCACGGCGGCGGACCACCATGAGCGCAGCCCCGCGAGCATCAGCCATGCGTAGCCGAGCGCCGCCGCGAGGCCGACGACGGCCCCTGCGACCGCCAGCAGCGAGCCCTCCCCCACCAGAAGCCGGGAAACTCGTCGCACGCGATAGCCCGTTGCCAAAAGTATCCCCACGTCACCCGCGCGGCGCTCCACGCCGAAGCGGAAGAGCATCGCCACGAGCAGGGTCGCCGCGAGGATAAGGAAGGAGCTGAAACCGATGAAGAGCATTCCGAAATCGGTGCTGCCTTCCGCGGCTTCCAGCGCCTCCGCGCGGACCGGCCGGATCGCCAGCCCCATTTCGTCAGGGCGGAGCGTCTTGAGCAATTCTCGCGTGAAGAGGTCGCTCGTCTCCTCCAGATTTTTCCCTGCCGTAGGCAGGATGCGTATCGAGGTGTAGCGTCCGAAGCGGCCTTCAGATTCGGCCCACAGTTCCTGACCGGCGGCGAGGGAGACAAACGCCTTGGGCGTGGCGTTGTACGTATCCCAATATTCCTCATCCTTCGGGCGGATCTTCTTGAGGTCCATCGGAAACGGCGGCTTCCAGTCCGACAGCCGCTTGGCGTCGGTGATGCCTTCGTAGGTCGGAGCGTAACCGCGATCCGCGCCCAAACCGCTCATCCGCACGACGCCGCGCAGCGTAAACGTCGTCTCAACGGTCTCCAACCGTCCCATCGGCCGGGAGACATAATAGGCAAGACGAATGCGGTCGCCGACCTTTGCGTCGAGATCGGCGACGGCCCATTCGTTGAGCAGAATATCCCGGGGGCCGAGTTCGCCGGACAAAGGGCCATCGATGAGCGGCAGTCCGTCGGGAATCGACGCCGAATTGGGTTCAACGGCCGAGACAACGGAATACGGGATGGACTTGTCCGCGGACTCGACGGCGATTTCATTCGCCAGATACGTAATGACTCGCGAAGACGTTGCGCCGATGGCTTGGACTGCCGCCAAGGCCGCGGATTCGACCGGCGGTTCGAGGAGGAGCTTTCGCGATTCGAGAGAGGCGTAGCCCAAATCGCTGGCGCGGAGCGAGAGATCGTAATCTGCAAGCGCAATGCGGCGGTCGAGCGCAACGGCCATGCCCTGCAACGAATCGCCGCCCTCGCCGTTGACAGGGGCGAAGAGAATTGTATTGACTCGGCCGGGCTGTTTGAGGGCCCGCTGAAGCGTTGAGAGTGGGACGAATGCGTTTCGCGGAGTGCGCTGACTTCGCCCCAGTGAGAATCCGGCAGGACCATCGTCCGGGAGGATATGCCCGACGGTCAGCCGGAGAGAGACGGCGTTTTCATCGCGTCGTCCCAGCAGCGTCTCCGTCGGCACGAGACCGCGCGACTCCATTCGCACCAGCACGTCGTCCCCCACGATGGCGTCCAGTTCAGCGGCCAGCGATTGATTGAGCGCAACTGATCGCCCGCCTTCAAAGGACGGAAGTTCTCCAACAAACCCCAGCTTGCTGAACCTCAGATCGACACCCATCAGGCTGACACGATGCGCCCGCGCCTGCGAGCGGGCGTTGGTCATCGAGGCCTCAGCCTGAAGCAGCGGACTGATCCGCCAGTCGGGCGTTGATTCAGCGATCCGATCAGCCAGCGATTCCCCGACGAGGCGCGGGCCGGCCATCGCGTATTCGACCGGCCCGAGTCTGGCCAGCGCCTGATCGCGCAGGCTGCCGCGCATGGAGTCGCCGACGAGAAGCGCGCCGGTCAGCGCCGCCGCCGCCGCGACAACGCCGGCCAGCGTGGCGAGGTGCATCCGGCGGTGAAAAACGAGCCCGCGGAGTTGCAATGTCCAGGTCGTCACGAAAGCGATTCCAAACGGCCGTCGGTCAACTGAAATCGTTGCGGGACCCGCTCGGCCAGGGACTGACTGTGCGTCACGACAATGAGGATCGTCCTTTCATCGCGGTGCAGCTCCAGGAGTAGATCGGCAACGGCTTCGGCAGAGCGGCGATCGAGATTGCCCGTGGGCTCATCCGCGAGGATCAAGAGCGGCTGATTGACCAGCGCCCGCGCGACAGCCGCGCGCTGACGCTCCCCGCCGGACAGTTCCGCCGGCCGATGATCGAGCCGCGCCGTGAGACCGACGCGATCGAGCAATCGCCGCGCCCGCTCGACGGAAGCGGCGCCACCGCCATCCACCAATGTCGGCACCAGCACGTTTTCGAGGACGGACAAATGCGGCAGCAAATGGTGGTCCTGAAAAACGAAGCCAATCCGGCGATTGCGAAACTTCGCCAGTTCCGGCTCGGATAGCGCGAAAGGATCGACACCGTCGAGGGTCATCCGTCCGCCGCCCGGTGTTTCGAGCGTGCCAAGGATATTCAGGAGCGTGCTCTTGCCGCAACCGGACGGGCCGACAATGGCGACGGATTCTCCCGGCGCCAGTCGCAGCGAGACGCCGTCCAGCACATTCAGCACGCCGCTCCGCGTCGGGTAATCCTTGGTCAGGTTTTCAGCCATCAATCCGTTGCCCATGAGAGGACATCATAACGGCCAGATCGCTAGGCAGGACATGGCGGATGTGTCATACTTACGGCCAGACGGGCGGGCGAAGTCATGCCAAAGATATTTGGGTTGTTGATCATCGTCGTGCTGAGCCTCGCACTTGCCGCCTCGGCGGAAGAGTGGCCCAATTTGTTCGGACCGCGCCACGACGGCATCAGCCGCGAGTCCCTTCCACGGGAGCCATGGCCGAAGGACGGGCCGGCTCGTCTTTGGCAATGCGAAGTCGGCCCCGCGTTCAGTTCCTTCGCCGTCGTGGCCGGGCGTGTTTACACCTGCGGCCAGGAAGAAGCGAAACAGGTGCTATTTTGCCTCGACGCGGAAACGGGGCGGGTGATATGGAAAAAGGCGTTCGAAGAACAGTTCACCGATCCTGATAAGCACGTGTACGGAACTCGCGCTACGCCCACAATCGATGACGGCCGCGTTTTTGTCCTCGGAGGTCACGGTCGTCTCCTGTGTTGCGACGCGAAAGACGGCCGGGAGATCTGGTCGCATACGTTCACGTCAAGGCCGCATTGGGGCTACAGCGGATCGGTTCTGATCGAGGGCAATCTGGCGATGATCGGCGCGGGAGGCAAAGAAGGTTCGCTTTGCGCCATGGACAAGGCGACCGGCAAGTTCATATGGACCTGTGGGGATGATCCAGCCGCATACGCGACACCGCGGGCGTTTACCTTTGAAGGTCGCCGTTACGTTTGCGGCTTCCAAGCGGAGAGCTTCATCGTCGCGGAAATCGACAGCGGCCAGCAGGTCTTGCGGGTGCCGTGGCCATCGCACTCCGGCGTCAACGTCTCCACGCCCCTCTTCCACGACGGTCACCTGTTCGTCAGCACCGGCTACGGATACGGCTCAGCCTTGTTCAAGTTGAAGTCGGACAAGGACCAGCTCGTCGCCACCGAGGTCTGGAAAACCACCCGCTTCCGCAACAAGTTGCAAACGCCGATACTCTTCGACGGCCATCTCTACGGCAGCGACGAAACCGGCCTGAAGTGCATCGACTTCATGACCGGCGAACTGCGCTGGCGCAAGAAGGGCTTCATGCACGGCACGATGATTCTTGCGGACGGCCGGCTGCTGCTCTTCACGGAAAAAGGCGGTCTCTATCTGGCCGACGCTTCGACCGAGGACTTCAAACCCACGGCCAGCGCGAAGCTCTTCGAGGGCTCCAGCTACAACGCGCTCAGCCGCGACCAGGGTGAGCGCTGCTGGACCGTGCCGGTTCTCTCCGACGGCCGGCTCTATGTCCGCGATCATACGACGGTGGTATGCCTCGACCTGCGGAATTCACCTAAAGAGTAACGGCTTGGGCATCGTCGGGATGAGGTCTCCGCCCCTGCGCCAATTGCTACCCGCGACCGGCGAATCGGGCCATCGCCTTCCACGCCGCGTCCGCCATGATCTCGGCGGTATGAAGTTCCTGGACGCGTCGGCGGCCTTCCCCACCGAGTATTTTCCGCAAGGCCGGCTCGTCCATCAATCGCGCGATCGACGCCGCCAGCTCCGCGACATTGCCCGGTTCAAATAGCAGCCCGCCGCCGGTCGCCTCGATGATCTCCGGAAAGGAGCCATGGCGCGGCTGCACGGCCGGAACGCCCTGCGAAAGGGCCTCCAACAGGTAAAGGCCTTTGGCCTCACGGTACACGCTCGGCACCGAGAAAACGTCGCACGAGCGCAGGAAGTCAAACTTGGCGGTGCGATCGACCTCACCGAGGTATTGAAAATAATCCTGCAATCCCCGTCGCTCGATGTCGCGCCGTAGCGCCTCGAAGTACGGTCGATCGGAGGCGCCGAGATATCCCGCCGCCACCACGCGGCAGGCGCGGCCTTGTCCGCGCAGGACCTCGAGCGCGTCGCAGAGCACGTGAAGCCCCTTGTCGTGGCAGATGCGGGCCAGGTAGCCGATCGTGAAGAGATCGTCCGCGTTTCGCACTCGCTCGTCGCGAGTCGCCGCATCGTTAAGGTGAATACCCAAGGGCACGTACGTCGTTCGCTCGCGGGCGATGCCGAAGTGCTCCGCCGCGTAGTCGGCATAATAGCGACTGACGACAAGATAGCCGTCCACGTCGCGGCCCGCCTCACGAATCAACCGAAGCACCTCCGATCGATGCGGCCCGGCGAGCTTGTCGATGAAGATGTCCTCGCCGGTCAGCGTGCACACGACCGTCGCCCCCAGCTTTTCCTTGATCGTCCGGGCCGCGCCGACGAAGAAGGCGTCCGGCAGATGGACGACATCAGGCCGCAGAGGCTTGAGCCCGTCAATCAGTTTTTCCAATTCGCGGCCCTGCGCGCCCCGGGGGCCGCGCAGAATCGATGCGGTCAGTTCGCCCAGTTCATCCGGCTTGGAAGAGCCGGCGCGGCGCATCGCCAACCGGAGCAGGGACGGCGAATCCAGCACCTTATCGAGCAGGCGATGGGCATGTCGAAAAAACGCGGACTTCTGCTGGAGAAATACGTTGATGCCGCCGTAGTAAACTTCCGCCGTGCTGACATCAGCCTCGTCTGTGCGAATCGGCGTAAAGACAGGAATCAGGACGACGTCACGGCCCTGTTGGATCAAGGCCGCGGCCAGGGCGTTGTCGCGCAGGCAACTTCCGCAGTACATCCCCCCCGCTCCGGCGGTGAGGTACGCGACTTTCATGGAACTTTCAACGGCAATTAGCGACGCGTCCGACGTCGGGCGACGTTGACCTTCATCAGCGCCAGACCGACCGCAAAGGCGAGCATCGGTGCGAGTCCGGTGGCGCCGCAAGCGCCCGCTCCACATGCCGAAGCGCCGACCTGCGGCAGCGGCGGAAACGTGGACGGATCGGCGATTTTCGTGGTGGAGGTACAAACGTAGGTGTACTTGAAGGGATTGGACGGGTCGTCCGAATTCTCCAACTCACCCTGGCCTTCCCAGGTCATGCCGATCGTCCGCGCGCTGGACGGGCCGCCGTTCAGATTGCCGTGCGATTCGCTCGGGATGATCACGGGCGAGGAGAAGCCGAAGAAGGAGAGGTCGTTCGTGAAGCTGATCTCGTACTCGTCGTGCGTCGTGAAATCGCCGGTGTCCCGGTCGTATGTGCCGGACGACGTCTTGATCTGGACGATGATGTTGCCCGTGCTGATGCCCAGCGGAAGCGTGAGTGGTTCGACGATTTGGTAGTATTCCGAGAAGCGGGCGGTGCCGAGCGCTTCGTCGACTTCGAGGCTCAACCGCGTGGCCACGACATTTGACGACGTGACGAGATTGTCCGCAGGCGTGTCGCCGAAGAACGTCAGGGTAAAGTGATTCTCGGCTTCCACGTCTTCGTACGCACTGAGCGTTGTCGTCGCCGCGCTCGCCAACGGGGCCGCCCCGATGATTCCACAAACCGCTACCGCGCCGAAGATCGCTAACCGTCGTGCCAGGGTCATGTTGACATTCTCCTCACAAAAAAGGAACTTGGCTCACCCACATCGCCCTCACAGTGGCGAAAGCATAAAGGGGAGGGGCCGGAAACGCCAGAGGGCGCCTCGGCATCTCGGTGCAAAAGGTCGGATTTCCTCCCGAACAGGGAACTTCCTATCGTTTGCAAACGGGGCGCGCGGCCGGATTTCACGCCTCACGAAAGGGTCAATTCCCGGCGGCCTCCCCGAGACAATAGATCGCGCCGTCCTCGGTCCCCACGACCAGGCAGCTTTCCCCTATGGCGGGCGTGGCATAGAACCCCGAACCGGCGTCGAAGCGCCAGCGTTCCTTACCGCTCTCCAGGCTCACGGCGTAAAGCCGCCCGTCGGTCGAAGCGACGAAAACCCGATCCCCGACGATGACCGGCGAGGCATCGACCTTGCCTTGCGTAGGAAAGGTCCAGAGGGCCTTGCCCGTCGAGGGGTCCAGGGCATGGACGGATTTGTCACGCCCGCCGATGACGACGAATTTCTCAGTTACGGCGGCGGAGGAAAAAAACGGAAACTGGCGGTCGGGGTTCTCATACAACCAGAGTCGTTTGCCGGACTTCCAGTCCAAGCCCAGGACCTGGTTGCCCATCGTACCGACAAAGACACGCTCGCCGAGCGTGGCGGCGGACGCGGCGCACGGTGACGCCAGCGGGACCGACTTAACGTTCGTTCCGTCGGAGAGACGGACGATGTGCATCCGGGCATCACAGCCGGACGCCAGGACGACGTCGTCGGCAATGGCGGGCGTGCCGTGCAGCTTGTCTTCGGTGTCGGCCTTCCAGAGCTGGCGGCCGTCTTTCGTGGAGAGGCAGTAAAGCGATCCGTCATAGGAGCCGAAGACGAGCCGGTCGCCGACGCAATTCGCCGCGGAAACAATCTCGCCGCCGGTTTTGAAGCTCCATTTTTCACTGCCGGATCGGCGATCGAGGGCGTGAAAGACTCCATCCTCGTCGCCAAAGTAGATGAGATCGCCATAAACCGACACCGCCGATTTGATCGCGCTTTTGGACTCGTATTTCCATCGCGGTTTACCCTTCGCGAGATCGAGGGCGAAGAGGATGCCGTTGTCGCAGCCGACGTAGGCGACGCCGTCGGCGATGGCCGCGGACGATTCAATCACATCGCCCGCCTCAAAGCGCCAACGGACGACCGGCTTGGGGGGCAGATCGGAAGTCGCAACGCCTGTCAGCCGCGCGTTGCCGCGAAAGATGGGCCAGTCGCCGGCGCGCGACGCCGGCTCACTGGTCTGGACGAGCAGAACCGCGGCCAGGATCGTGGGGAGCATCGGTTACGCCGGTTTGAAGCGAAGCACCATCGCCGCGCCGACCGCGGCCAAGCCGATACCAATATAGAACGGGATGGACGGCGGATTTTTCGGTTTGTCCCAGATCATCGTCACGATGACGTTGACGATCGGCGCCCCGGCGAAGACCAGCGGCGCGACGTAGATCGGCTTGCCGCCGGTCCGCAGGGCGAAGATCACGCCAAGAGCCCCGAGCGCGCCGAGAATGCCGGCAAACGTGGACATCGAGACGCCCTTCATCGGAAAGACCGCCGGCTCCGCCTTTCCGGCGATCAAAAGCCCCGGGACGAGCACGGCGACGAGAAAGTAGGCCAAACCGACAAAGAGAAACGCGCGGAGGGGTCCTTTGGGCTCCCCGAAGCCAAGCTGCCCATGGTGAATGGTCGGGACATAGGCGCCCCATGAAAGAAACGCAATGACGACGAACAGGTAAGGTAGAAACTGTTTCATTTTTTGACTTCCAATTTTTCACGAATTTTGGGGGGAATCATCGTCGACTCAAACACCCCGCCCGCGCTCATCCGGCAACACACGGCTTTAGTGCGACCGCGGGCAATGCGCTGTCCCTTGTTCCAGAACGTCACTTCGTAGGTCATCGACTTGTCGCTCAGGCTGACGATCTCGAACTTCATCTCGATCTCGTCTTCAAACCTCGCCGGGGCGAAGTATTCGCACGACACATGCACACGCGGCCAACTGATTGTGTCTTCGGCATGATTCTGCACGACCGACATTCCCACGGAGCGGAAGAAAGCGTGTTCGATCTCCTCCATCCAGCGGAAGTAGTTGGAGAAGTGCATGACGCCGGCCATGTCGGTCTCGGCAAAGGTGACGAGGCGGAGCATCTTGAATTCCGCGGGCATGTCAGGAGGCCCCAAAAAACTTATCGATCGTCGTGCGCGACGGTGGTTTCGTCACGAACGACACCAGTACGAGGGCCAGCGTCGAAGCCAGCGTAATCGGGGCGACCGGGAGCATCCCATAGATATGGAAGTCCTCCGCCTGCCCGTAATTGGACAGTCGGAAGAGATAAAACCAACTCACCCCGGCGGCCACAATGGACGCGTAGGCCCCCCACTTCGTCGTTCTCCGCCAATATAGGGCGGCGAAGGTCAGCGGCGCGAGGCTGGCAAAGCCCGCGAAACACCACACGCCGAGCCGGAAAACGGCCCGCGGCTCCATGAGCGAGATCACATAAGTTACGATGACCGTGCCGACGACAAAGGCCCGGCCCATCGTGATCAGTTGACGATCGGTAAAGCGCCTTTCGCCGAGGTAATGGCGAACGACGTCGTTGGTGAACATGTTGCCCAGAACGAGGAATTGCGCGTCGAGCGAGTTGGTCGCCAGGACGCTGGCGGCCATGAACCCGCCGAGAATCGGGCCGGTCAGATTCTTAACCGACATCGCCAGGACCTTATTGGGGTCGACATCAGGGGGAAGCAGCGGTTTTCCATTGACAATGGCCGACGTCGCCCAGACTCCAAGCAGGACGCACGGTAGCCAGGTCACCATAATGCAAAGCGGATGGCCGACCACGGAGAGTTTGAACGATTTTGCCGACTTCGCCGTGAGATAGTATTGGAACAGGTGTGGAAACGTCGCCACGGAGAATGGGATGAGCATGTAGGAGAGGAATTCGAGCTGTCCAATGCCCGGCGCTACAGGGTGCTTGGGCGGCGGTCCGATCTTGTTCGTCTTCCACTCGGCCATTTTGGCCTTGAAGCGGGCCTCCGCGGCCTCGTATTTCGGCACGTCTTTGGGGTCGAACGTCCGCTTGAGCAGACTCGGGTTCTGCTCGGCGACCATTTTCGTGGCGCCGTCCAGCCCACCGAGTTTGTTGGAGATGACAAACATGGCCACAATGCCCAGCGTGATGAAGAGCACGTTCTGAAACGTATTGACCCACATCGTGCTGCGGACGCCGCCCACGAAAACATAAACGAGCACGACGCCGACGATGATTCCCTGGGACAACCAGGCCGGTACCGCGCCTTTAGTGGACGCAAACGTCTCCGGAAACGCGCCGATGGTCACACCCGTAATGCAGGAGCCCAGGCCGAGTACGCCGGTCAGCAAGTACGGAAAGAGCATCGCCACCAGGATGGGAAACAGCACCAGACCGATCTGTGAGGATTCGAATCGATCCCGGAAGAACTCGATCTGCGTCAGGTACCCGAAGCGTTTGCCGTAGGACCAGAGCTTGACGCCGACGAAGAAAAAGCACAGGGCGTGAATAATGGCGGAGGAGGAGGCCATCAGCCCATACACGCCGATCCCCTTCTGAGACGCCTCGCCGGAGCTGCCGACCATGGCGAAGGCCGTCATCGTCGTGCCGAAGAGCGACATCAGCAGCATGAAGGGGCCGACGCCGCGCGAGGCGAGAAAGTAATCGACGGCCGTTCCGCGCGAAAAGTAATTGCTGGCGAAGCCCAGCGCCAGCAACACCACGAGGTAGCCGATGATGATCCAGAGGGCGATCATAGCTCCCCCCGCTGCTGCCGCGGGGCGGCGGCTTCATGGTCGGCAACATCCACGCCCAGTGGCCAGCAATACTTCGCGGCCAGAAACCAGACGAACGAGGCGGCGATCGAGATCAGGACGTGCCACGCCAGGCCAATAGGCATGAAGCCGAACACCAGGGGATCGACGGTATCCCACCACCAGAAATCCTGGTGCAGGATGATGAGCAGTATCACGAGGGCGATGACAAGTCGTTTCATTGAGCGGCCGCGCCTTCCTCCAAGCGAATAGGATCGGGCAGCGTAACCTGTTTGGCGAGCGCGTCAAAGACCTCGTGGAGATCGTCCTTGAAGACGTCGCCGATGAGGATGCGCGTGACGTGGTCCTTGAACTGTGGGTATTCACGAATAAACCGGCCCATGCTGAATTTCGGATCGTAATACGCATACACCAGCATCCGGATTCGCTGCATTCCTTCGGCCAGCCGCTCGCCTTCGCGGCCCAGCCGGTCGGCAGAGACATCGCCCGCTACGAGCG from Phycisphaerae bacterium includes:
- a CDS encoding FtsX-like permease family protein, with the translated sequence MTTWTLQLRGLVFHRRMHLATLAGVVAAAAALTGALLVGDSMRGSLRDQALARLGPVEYAMAGPRLVGESLADRIAESTPDWRISPLLQAEASMTNARSQARAHRVSLMGVDLRFSKLGFVGELPSFEGGRSVALNQSLAAELDAIVGDDVLVRMESRGLVPTETLLGRRDENAVSLRLTVGHILPDDGPAGFSLGRSQRTPRNAFVPLSTLQRALKQPGRVNTILFAPVNGEGGDSLQGMAVALDRRIALADYDLSLRASDLGYASLESRKLLLEPPVESAALAAVQAIGATSSRVITYLANEIAVESADKSIPYSVVSAVEPNSASIPDGLPLIDGPLSGELGPRDILLNEWAVADLDAKVGDRIRLAYYVSRPMGRLETVETTFTLRGVVRMSGLGADRGYAPTYEGITDAKRLSDWKPPFPMDLKKIRPKDEEYWDTYNATPKAFVSLAAGQELWAESEGRFGRYTSIRILPTAGKNLEETSDLFTRELLKTLRPDEMGLAIRPVRAEALEAAEGSTDFGMLFIGFSSFLILAATLLVAMLFRFGVERRAGDVGILLATGYRVRRVSRLLVGEGSLLAVAGAVVGLAAALGYAWLMLAGLRSWWSAAVNAPFLRLHVTPHALVIGFAASVLVCIAAIVWAVRGLARTSPRALLAGALESGRAAVSPGKRRTIVILAAAGLLAAVGLVVLPKFTHAIPLVGAFFGSGAALLLSFLAGLWLWFTREPPPHHGSADFTRLTLAARSASRRPGRSLLAAGLVACATFVIVAVGASRSVPGESESAKESGTGGFSLVAESVVPLPYDLGSADGRATLGLSEETNRVLSNAPIVAFRAASGDDTSCLNLYKARQPRILGATPAMIERDGFAFSSTLAESPEEKSNPWRLLGRRFDDGAIPTIGDESAVRWLLHLGLGDDLIVQDERGRDVRLRIVAMLSGSILQGELIVAENAFLRMFPSASNYPFFLVESPPDRSPALAQFLERDLERYGLDVEPTARRLAAYVAVENTYLSTFQTLGGLGLLLGTLGLAAVAVRNMLERRGELALLRALGYRVTVLFWMALAEHATVLVAGLLSGTVAALVAVAPNLRATFVHAPWVSLGVSLAAVFGVGLATGAAALTPLLRTPLLPALRTE
- a CDS encoding ABC transporter ATP-binding protein produces the protein MGNGLMAENLTKDYPTRSGVLNVLDGVSLRLAPGESVAIVGPSGCGKSTLLNILGTLETPGGGRMTLDGVDPFALSEPELAKFRNRRIGFVFQDHHLLPHLSVLENVLVPTLVDGGGAASVERARRLLDRVGLTARLDHRPAELSGGERQRAAVARALVNQPLLILADEPTGNLDRRSAEAVADLLLELHRDERTILIVVTHSQSLAERVPQRFQLTDGRLESLS
- a CDS encoding PQQ-binding-like beta-propeller repeat protein; its protein translation is MPKIFGLLIIVVLSLALAASAEEWPNLFGPRHDGISRESLPREPWPKDGPARLWQCEVGPAFSSFAVVAGRVYTCGQEEAKQVLFCLDAETGRVIWKKAFEEQFTDPDKHVYGTRATPTIDDGRVFVLGGHGRLLCCDAKDGREIWSHTFTSRPHWGYSGSVLIEGNLAMIGAGGKEGSLCAMDKATGKFIWTCGDDPAAYATPRAFTFEGRRYVCGFQAESFIVAEIDSGQQVLRVPWPSHSGVNVSTPLFHDGHLFVSTGYGYGSALFKLKSDKDQLVATEVWKTTRFRNKLQTPILFDGHLYGSDETGLKCIDFMTGELRWRKKGFMHGTMILADGRLLLFTEKGGLYLADASTEDFKPTASAKLFEGSSYNALSRDQGERCWTVPVLSDGRLYVRDHTTVVCLDLRNSPKE
- a CDS encoding glycosyltransferase family 4 protein, giving the protein MKVAYLTAGAGGMYCGSCLRDNALAAALIQQGRDVVLIPVFTPIRTDEADVSTAEVYYGGINVFLQQKSAFFRHAHRLLDKVLDSPSLLRLAMRRAGSSKPDELGELTASILRGPRGAQGRELEKLIDGLKPLRPDVVHLPDAFFVGAARTIKEKLGATVVCTLTGEDIFIDKLAGPHRSEVLRLIREAGRDVDGYLVVSRYYADYAAEHFGIARERTTYVPLGIHLNDAATRDERVRNADDLFTIGYLARICHDKGLHVLCDALEVLRGQGRACRVVAAGYLGASDRPYFEALRRDIERRGLQDYFQYLGEVDRTAKFDFLRSCDVFSVPSVYREAKGLYLLEALSQGVPAVQPRHGSFPEIIEATGGGLLFEPGNVAELAASIARLMDEPALRKILGGEGRRRVQELHTAEIMADAAWKAMARFAGRG
- a CDS encoding PQQ-binding-like beta-propeller repeat protein; protein product: MLPTILAAVLLVQTSEPASRAGDWPIFRGNARLTGVATSDLPPKPVVRWRFEAGDVIESSAAIADGVAYVGCDNGILFALDLAKGKPRWKYESKSAIKSAVSVYGDLIYFGDEDGVFHALDRRSGSEKWSFKTGGEIVSAANCVGDRLVFGSYDGSLYCLSTKDGRQLWKADTEDKLHGTPAIADDVVLASGCDARMHIVRLSDGTNVKSVPLASPCAASAATLGERVFVGTMGNQVLGLDWKSGKRLWLYENPDRQFPFFSSAAVTEKFVVIGGRDKSVHALDPSTGKALWTFPTQGKVDASPVIVGDRVFVASTDGRLYAVSLESGKERWRFDAGSGFYATPAIGESCLVVGTEDGAIYCLGEAAGN
- a CDS encoding thioesterase family protein, coding for MPAEFKMLRLVTFAETDMAGVMHFSNYFRWMEEIEHAFFRSVGMSVVQNHAEDTISWPRVHVSCEYFAPARFEDEIEMKFEIVSLSDKSMTYEVTFWNKGQRIARGRTKAVCCRMSAGGVFESTMIPPKIREKLEVKK
- a CDS encoding sodium:solute symporter family protein is translated as MIALWIIIGYLVVLLALGFASNYFSRGTAVDYFLASRGVGPFMLLMSLFGTTMTAFAMVGSSGEASQKGIGVYGLMASSSAIIHALCFFFVGVKLWSYGKRFGYLTQIEFFRDRFESSQIGLVLFPILVAMLFPYLLTGVLGLGSCITGVTIGAFPETFASTKGAVPAWLSQGIIVGVVLVYVFVGGVRSTMWVNTFQNVLFITLGIVAMFVISNKLGGLDGATKMVAEQNPSLLKRTFDPKDVPKYEAAEARFKAKMAEWKTNKIGPPPKHPVAPGIGQLEFLSYMLIPFSVATFPHLFQYYLTAKSAKSFKLSVVGHPLCIMVTWLPCVLLGVWATSAIVNGKPLLPPDVDPNKVLAMSVKNLTGPILGGFMAASVLATNSLDAQFLVLGNMFTNDVVRHYLGERRFTDRQLITMGRAFVVGTVIVTYVISLMEPRAVFRLGVWCFAGFASLAPLTFAALYWRRTTKWGAYASIVAAGVSWFYLFRLSNYGQAEDFHIYGMLPVAPITLASTLALVLVSFVTKPPSRTTIDKFFGAS
- a CDS encoding DUF3311 domain-containing protein encodes the protein MKRLVIALVILLIILHQDFWWWDTVDPLVFGFMPIGLAWHVLISIAASFVWFLAAKYCWPLGVDVADHEAAAPRQQRGEL